The sequence aaataattcgGCAATACAAGTACAAGTACAAGTACATGCATAACTCATAATCTTCTACCTCTTCTACCACCCTTCTTTCTAGTGGAGTCGGATGGAACTGGGGTAACATCTTCGATACGGCCAATTCTCAAACCAGATCTGGCCAAAGCTCTCAAAGCGGCTTGGCCACCTGGACCTGGAGTCTTGGTTCTAGTACCACCGGTAGCTCTGATCTTAACGTGAACGGCAGTGATACCAACTTCCTTACACTTAGCGGCAACATCTTGGGCAGCCAACATAGCAGCATATGGGGAAGATTCATCTCTGTCTGCTTTAACCTTCATACCACCAGTAACTCTGGCGATGGTTTCCTTACCAGATAAATCGGTAACGTGAACGAAAGTATCGTTGAAAGAAGCGTAGATTCTAGCAACACCAAAAACTTGGGAATTGTCACGAGCTTGAACAACGTCTACATGAAAATAGTAATCGATATCGGACGACATCGAAAAGTAATTCTGTTAGTATCCAaaggtttctttttttcataataaTTCTGCAATTCCATTGAGAAAAAGTTGACGTGATGTACTGCCATTGATAAGACAAACTCAACTAATTGATACGAATTACTTTGGGGGCAATAATTTCGTTCAGTTGTGTTCATGTTTTCAGAGTTTTCGATGCACTCGCACATCATCAGAGACATCCAACAACAGTCAATGGAAAATACCGATCCTCGGGAATATTCACAATGTGACTAAACATACTAGACATGGCGGGTTCTTGTGGTTTCTTAGTCTTCTTGagtttaaaaattcaatgCTAAATAGAAAGTGCTTATAGTGAAATATAACGATTAATAACcaattcttttcaactATCTACCTGAGGAAACCCTGCAGCATATGGAATAAGCCAAGAGGCCAGGACAGTCTTCCGCAAACAGAAGAATTTGCCAAAGGACCGCGGGGCGTAGGGATATTGGTAGTGCCAATGGtgaagagagaaaaaaatcgcaaaaaaaaagaatagtAAAAATGTACAGATGTTTATAACTACCGTGCACCACACTCATATGTGGCAAAACAGTCCCAGTATCACATTTCTTGATGAGGAGAGAGGATACATAAAAAGGGCAAGTAAGAACGTTTATCAGTGGGTAGGAATTAGGAATGGAAAGATGTCAGGCCCGTGTGAAGTATTTGAAAGTAATAAGTGAGTATACGAATATACTACAACTTGTAAGCTTTCGAATAACAAAAAGAGCCATTTGTATTTATTCTCGAACCCGGTTGTAGAGAGGACGTTGCCTTGAAAGTCACAAATCCCCTACAATAATACCGGTCCTTGGAATGtaaattattttattagttttcttttactaAACTCACAGACTAAAGATCAAAGGTGACAATGAGGTATCAATGTTAGAGGAACTCTCttataaaggaaaaaacaGGTAAAAAATGCCCTGATAACGTTACCCGGACAtcaatacttttttttatataattaaGCAACACTAACAGGTAACATGGGCTCAAAGGAAACATAATGCTCAAGCAAAGGTCCAGAAGAGTCCACTTTTCAACTTAGTTTATGGTATACCGAACAAAGTGTCATGgatatttttggtttctaTCTGGCCataaacaagaagaaaacttgACATCCAGTTTGACTTCGGCGGTTATTTCCGCCCTGCTTCAACCAAATGATGAGGCGATGTCCCCCcagagaaaagaagcaataAAGACTAGACAATAAAGGAGAGTCAAGAGCAAGTTAACGGTCTTAAAATGTATTGGCATTTCAAGCTGTCCCTCGCTATCGTTTAGTGCTCCTGGAAGCGGGTAGTGCAGTAACTTTACAATCCGGGTAATGGGAAAATAAGAAGTCTTAAAAGTTGGAATCTTTGTCCTTACCGCATCGAACCCCTTTCCAGGACAACAGGATCTCGTTGATGTGATTACCGTGATTCTCCTAATTCAAGTAAATTATCTAAAATATTCATACAACGACTGTAGCAGCACAACTGCAAGCCAATTGGTTGTTTCTCCTTTCtgccaaaaataaaaaacgTTAGGGATATGAATTCAATTATTAGCGCTGCTTCGAAAGTCTTAAGGCTCCAAGATGATGTGAAAAAAGCTACCACAATCTTAGAGGATATACTCGTATTACAACCAATTGATCAAGAGATTGAACCAAATGTAGAAAACTACCTACAACATGAATTAACCAAGATAATACAGGGTTGTCCAGTACGGGAAAGTACTAGTAATAATAGTACAAAAAGCACAGTTGAAGACGATTTATGCGAACTCAATAATTATACTTGCCTTTCACTTTCGAAAAGCTTTTATTTGTGCAGTAATGGCAGAAATTTTAACATAGCGGAACCGACGCGATGGATACAGTTATTGGAGGCATTAACCGATTCAGTTAGTTTCGCGGTGGTTGTTCAAATTATTCTGACTTTATCCAACATTTCCTTGATTAATAAACAGACCTTGGGGGAATTAGGAAAAGTGAGAATTCTACTTTTCGAAATACTGTCAAATAAAAACGACACCTGGAAATCCATACTACTACAGAGAAACCTTATAGAGTGGTATACTTCAATGCTTTCTGTAGACTGCTCACCTTTAGAGTTGGAAAACTTATATCTTCAcaagaattcaaaattCTGTAACGATATTTTAAATTCATTAACGCTACAAGTATCAGACCCTCGTTCACAAAATTACTTGCAATTTGAAAACTCATATAAGCTTTTTCAGATACAAAAGTCATCGAAAATTAATCActcgtttcttttctacATTGAATTCAATTCCGTTACATCAAATAGGATAATGACTATAGAGCGACATATTTATTTGGAAATTAAGGAAGGTCAGTTTTGTGTCTCAAATGACAATTACATAATCGGCttatttgaaaactttgaatttgaagtaGGCAACTTGTACTTTATTGCAGTTATAATTGATCATAATAATCAAATAACTCTATATGTTGACGGCAGTATGATCAATCAGCTCACGTTGTTTGAAAACTCCGTATGCCAATTAAACACTT comes from Saccharomyces paradoxus chromosome III, complete sequence and encodes:
- the RPS14A gene encoding 40S ribosomal protein uS11 (Protein component of the small (40S) ribosomal subunit~similar to YCR031C); amino-acid sequence: MSNVVQARDNSQVFGVARIYASFNDTFVHVTDLSGKETIARVTGGMKVKADRDESSPYAAMLAAQDVAAKCKEVGITAVHVKIRATGGTRTKTPGPGGQAALRALARSGLRIGRIEDVTPVPSDSTRKKGGRRGRRL